DNA sequence from the Pleurocapsa sp. PCC 7319 genome:
TCTCCATCCTTAGCAGAGTCAGCTAACTGACTTTTCACGGCATCTTTTGAAGGGTATATAAGTTGTGTAACAATATTCGCTAACAATTTTATCCATTTCGAGAAATCTGCCCTCTCGATAGAGCAAAATAATTGAGCAGATTTTGAGTGGTGAATGAATCAGACCAAAAATTTAATAACCGAAAAATGTGACTTTGGAGATCAGCGTTTAACCAAAAGGGCTATGTTCATCGAATCGAGATTANNNNNNNNNNNNNNNNNNNNNNNNNNNNNNNNNNNNNNNNNNNNNNNNNNNNNNNNNNNNNNNNNNNNNNNNNNNNNNNNNNNNNNNNNNNNNNNNNNNNAATGGATAGAAGCTCTCCAATCCGTCCAGAAACTCTTAGAAAATCCGAACCAGAGAGTATTAGCACCAAAGTAATTCATGTATTTGACCCGAGAAGGAAGATATCGGCGGAAGTCTTTGAACAAGTCAGTCAAACCGCAAATTCAGGGTTAGTGGTAAGAGCAGCACATAATAGGGCATTATCAGAGTCAAACAGTTATTTATGGTCATGGCTCCCATCTCAATCTATCAAGATGGAAGTAGCAGTAGAATTAGCCAAAACCCCAAATCGAAAAGAGCGAACCGCTACTCTGGCAATTAGATATGCACCCATCAAACTTCGCAGTCCTGCCAGAATGAAAGAACCAGAATATTTTGAAGTTTATGGGGTTTATGCCGTAGAAATTGACCCCCCAGAAGGCTGTGAACCCGTAGAATGGATGATCTTGACCTCCGAACCCGTTACCAATGGGGAACAAGCACAAACCATTTTACGATGGTATACTTACCGTTGGCGAATTGAAGAATATCATAAAATTCTCAAGTCAGGGTGTAAAGCGGAAAGCTATCGTCTATCTGGAGATAGTATGCAAGTTTTACTGGGATTTTTAACGAATATCGCTGCACAATTGTTAAAAATGACCTATGTTCATCGAACCAAACCAGATGCACCTGCATCTTCAATTTTAAATCAGGTACAAATTGAGGTTTTAGCTGCCAAATTTGGAAAATCAGTCACCGCAGTAGATTTAACGGTAGCTTGGGCGATACAAGCTGTAGCTCGTTTGGGCGGTTACTTGAGTCATCGCCGAAAGAGTAATATTGGCATCACGGTGTTATGGCGTGGCTTTTTAGAGCTGCAATCTTTATGTGAAGGATGGCAATTACGCTCCCCTGGTTGAAGTTTAGAAGCGAGTTGATTGTAACTTTGGAGAGGACTAGAATGAGAATATAGTTGGCGAGCTTTGTTACACAACTATATCCGATTATTTCTGAGCTGAACTATGGCTAATGCCCGTCAACAGAAGGATCTAGCCACTCGTCTAGATGAACTTAAACATCTTATTAAACAACTCCAACAAGATATTCAAGACATAAGGGACGAAGGTGAAATTGCTCCGTCTGGTTGTTGGATTGTGCGCTACCAAGCTAAAGGAAAAAGGGTGGTCGTTATTGGTATTACAAATGGATGTCCCATGAGCCGATTTTTGTCACCAAAAATGGCAATCCTTCTCGTCATCAATATTTAGGTATAGTCATTCTAAATAATTTCCGTATGATTTAACGATGTCATCCAAGGAAGTACCAGGAGCGGAATAAATACGTCTTTTTTTGAGGATGCCCTAAAGGATTAGCTTCGCGTCGCAAAGTCTTGTTCGATACGATTAAAATCAGGTGAAT
Encoded proteins:
- a CDS encoding IS4 family transposase, encoding MDRSSPIRPETLRKSEPESISTKVIHVFDPRRKISAEVFEQVSQTANSGLVVRAAHNRALSESNSYLWSWLPSQSIKMEVAVELAKTPNRKERTATLAIRYAPIKLRSPARMKEPEYFEVYGVYAVEIDPPEGCEPVEWMILTSEPVTNGEQAQTILRWYTYRWRIEEYHKILKSGCKAESYRLSGDSMQVLLGFLTNIAAQLLKMTYVHRTKPDAPASSILNQVQIEVLAAKFGKSVTAVDLTVAWAIQAVARLGGYLSHRRKSNIGITVLWRGFLELQSLCEGWQLRSPG